One window from the genome of Lynx canadensis isolate LIC74 chromosome E3, mLynCan4.pri.v2, whole genome shotgun sequence encodes:
- the METTL27 gene encoding LOW QUALITY PROTEIN: methyltransferase-like protein 27 (The sequence of the model RefSeq protein was modified relative to this genomic sequence to represent the inferred CDS: inserted 2 bases in 1 codon), with the protein MAQEEGGSLSEVRARVGASHGITDLGHKLHFYDRWAPDYDQDVAALQYRAPRLAVDCLTQALPGPPHAALILDVACGTGLVAAELQARGFLQLHGVDGSPGMLERARARGLYQNLSLCVLGQEPLPSSEGTFDAVLMVGALSDGQVPCSAIPELLRVTKPGGLVCLTTRTNPSNLHYKEALEATLDRLEQAGAWERLVAWPXWTSGNWPRPSLRWCPELLTAMASSLASSTCTESRRGPRWRE; encoded by the exons ATGGCGCAGGAGGAGGGCGGGAGCCTGTCCGAAGTACGGGCCCGGGTGGGGGCATCACATGGCATCACCGACCTGGGCCACAAGCTGCACTTCTATGACCGCTGGGCTCCAGACTATGACCAG GATGTGGCCGCCCTGCAGTACCGCGCCCCCCGCCTCGCAGTAGACTGCCTTACCCAAGCCCTTCCGGGCCCACCCCATGCTGCCCTGATCCTGGATGTGGCCTGTGGCACCGGCCTGGTGGCTGCTGAG CTGCAGGCTCGGGGCTTCCTCCAGCTGCATGGGGTGGATGGGAGCCCAGGGATGCTGGAACGGGCCCGAGCCCGTGGCCTCTACCAGAATCTCAGCCTCTGCGTCCTGGGCCAGGAGCCTCTGCCCAGTTCTGAAG GGACCTTCGATGCGGTACTGATGGTGGGTGCCCTCAGCGATGGCCAGGTGCCCTGCAGTGCGATACCTGAGCTTCTGCGAGTTACCAAGCCAG GGGGGCTGGTGTGTCTGACCACCCGGACCAACCCGTCCAACCTTCACTACAAGGAGGCCCTGGAAGCTACCTTGGACAGGCTGGAGCAGGCCGGGGCGTGGGAACGCCTAGTGGCCTGGCC GTGGACCAGTGGGAACTGGCCACGTCCGAGCTTGAGGTGGTGCCCAGAACTTCTGACAGCGATGGCTTCATCTCTGGCATCGTCTACCTGTACCGAAAGCAGGAGGGGGCCCAGGTGGAGGGAGTGA
- the CLDN4 gene encoding claudin-4 yields the protein MASMGLQVMGIALAVLGWLGAILSCALPMWRVTAFIGSNIVTSQTIWEGLWMNCVVQSTGQMQCKVYDSLLALPQDLQAARALMVVCIILAVLGVLLSVVGGKCTNCVEDESAKAKTMIVAGVVFILAGLLVMVPVSWTANNIIRDFYNPLVASGQKREMGASLYVGWAASGLLLLGGALLCCNCPPRTDKPYSAKYSAARSAPASNYV from the coding sequence ATGGCCTCCATGGGACTACAGGTGATGGGCATCGCGCTGGCCGTGCTGGGCTGGCTGGGCGCCATACTGAGCTGCGCGCTGCCCATGTGGCGCGTGACGGCCTTCATCGGCAGCAACATCGTCACGTCGCAGACCATCTGGGAGGGCCTGTGGATGAACTGCGTGGTGCAGAGCACCGGCCAGATGCAGTGCAAGGTATACGACTCGCTGCTGGCGCTGCCCCAGGACCTGCAGGCGGCCCGCGCCCTCATGGTCGTCTGCATCATCCTGGCCGTGCTGGGCGTGCTGCTGTCCGTGGTGGGCGGCAAGTGCACCAACTGTGTGGAGGACGAGAGCGCCAAGGCCAAGACCATGATCGTGGCGGGCGTGGTGTTCATTCTGGCCGGCCTGCTGGTAATGGTGCCGGTGTCCTGGACGGCCAACAACATCATCCGGGACTTCTACAACCCGCTGGTGGCCTCCGGCCAGAAGCGGGAGATGGGTGCCTCTCTGTACGTCGGCTGGGCCGCCTCGGGCCTGCTGCTCCTCGGGGGGGCCCTGCTGTGCTGCAACTGCCCACCGCGCACCGACAAGCCCTACTCGGCCAAGTACTCTGCCGCCCGCTCCGCCCCGGCCAGCAACTACGTGTAA
- the TMEM270 gene encoding transmembrane protein 270, whose protein sequence is MEAVPPVRCSLLGILLLVVKLSVLLVQKRIHLYNFLLLKIVFFNRWLSGLAQEAWGSCSPEAHPPPGLAASPVGRVLRAGLARVAVPVWPAWAGVLGCVRASGLAWKQLGPSAATCRELLLSCLHSLMPVVLLLLLLTRRLCQRAHGRSVVSLLSKALLDKCAVPELLALLKHLYWWVENAAALTSWHLAYLVAWTTCLASRLLQAAFEHTAQLAQAQEIEPQEGSGPVSESPTP, encoded by the exons ATGGAGGCCGTGCCTCCTGTCAGATGCAGCCTCTTGGGGATTCTGCTGCTGGTGGTGAAGCTCTCGGTGCTG CTGGTCCAGAAGCGCATCCACCTCTACAATTTCCTGCTCCTGAAGATTGTCTTCTTCAACCGCTGGCTGTCGGGGCTGGCCCAGGAGGCCTGGGGGTCCTGCAGCCCCGAGGCCCACCCACCCCCCGGGCTTGCAGCCAGCCCCGTGGGCCGGGTGCTACGGGCCGGGCTGGCACGGGTGGCAGTCCCCGTGTGGCCGGCGTGGGCCGGCGTGCTGGGCTGTGTGCGGGCCTCGGGCCTGGCCTGGAAGCAGCTAGGCCCGTCCGCGGCCACCTGCAGGGAGCTGCTTCTGTCGTGTCTACACAGCCTGATGCCGGTAgtgttgctgctgttgctgctgacCAGGAGGCTGTGCCAGAGGGCCCATGGCCGCAGCGTGGTCTCGTTGCTCAGCAAG GCTCTGCTGGACAAGTGCGCGGTGCCCGAGCTCCTGGCTCTGCTGAAGCATCTGTACTGGTGGGTGGAGAACGCAGCCGCGCTCACCTCCTGGCACCTGGCCTATCTCGTCGCCTGGACCACTTGCCTTGCCTCCCGCCTGCTGCAGGCTGCCTTTGAGCACACGGCCCAGCTGGCCCAGGCTCAGGAAATTGAGCCCCAGGAGGGCTCAGGGCCCGTGTCCGAGTCCCCCACTCCCTGA